From a region of the Chthoniobacterales bacterium genome:
- a CDS encoding rhomboid family intramembrane serine protease — translation MRLSGRKPTPITQRWTQRPRVVLLGLIGLNVAVFMVQLFLDAYQPGFVREYLALSSRGLRDAYGWLFITAAFLHDGPWHLLGNMILLYLLGRDVESIIGQRQFLFLYLTGTAAGELGHLFLMPASSVLLAASGGPAAILVAYAAILPELELTSMPFFLLPVRLKAKHLAYAAFTISILGVVFDRTATVAHSSFLGGCLAGWFYVHLLGFGRPSILQRLLHQRRAATERYHAMTPEQFIAEEVDPLLEKISREGIGSLTRAERRVLAKAREKIAEKK, via the coding sequence ATGCGCCTGTCCGGCCGAAAACCTACGCCGATCACGCAGCGCTGGACGCAGCGGCCGCGCGTGGTCCTGCTCGGATTGATTGGACTGAATGTCGCAGTCTTCATGGTCCAGCTTTTTCTGGATGCCTATCAGCCGGGTTTCGTCCGCGAGTATCTCGCGCTGAGTAGTCGCGGCCTTCGCGATGCCTACGGATGGCTCTTCATCACTGCCGCTTTTCTCCATGACGGCCCGTGGCATCTGCTTGGAAACATGATTCTCCTCTATTTGCTCGGGCGAGACGTGGAATCGATCATCGGGCAGCGCCAATTCCTTTTTCTTTATCTCACCGGCACAGCTGCGGGAGAACTCGGCCATTTGTTCTTGATGCCGGCCTCGTCGGTCCTGCTGGCGGCTTCCGGTGGACCAGCTGCCATCCTGGTGGCATACGCGGCCATCCTTCCGGAACTCGAATTAACCTCGATGCCTTTCTTTCTGTTGCCGGTTCGGCTCAAGGCAAAACATTTGGCTTACGCAGCCTTCACCATTTCCATTTTGGGAGTGGTTTTCGATCGAACCGCGACGGTCGCTCACAGCTCTTTCCTCGGCGGTTGCCTGGCGGGATGGTTTTATGTTCATCTCCTGGGCTTTGGGCGCCCTTCCATTTTGCAGCGCCTTCTGCACCAACGACGCGCCGCGACCGAACGCTATCACGCGATGACGCCCGAGCAGTTCATTGCCGAAGAAGTGGATCCGCTCCTCGAAAAAATTTCCCGCGAAGGCATCGGCAGCCTGACCCGCGCGGAGAGACGCGTCCTTGCCAAGGCGCGGGAGAAGATAGCGGAGAAGAAGTAG
- a CDS encoding diacylglycerol kinase family protein, which translates to MKNTVVILNPAARGARAQRLRSQVEKIARGAVLCATSRAGEAEVMARHAAAEGYEKIVAAGGDGTINEIVNGIAGRNVALGLLPLGTMNVFATELGLPSNDLARCWQIIQENQTRRVDLPSANGKHFVQLAGVGLDAQAVKETSRAFKRNFGPLSYLISAAQIASRPPPILKIESENAVTGEGSFVLVGNGRLYGGRLPFFKQAVMDDGLLDVLVFKRLNYVDIIRYLQNVVFTPQITSPEVEYFQTTRLRVTSEESVPVEIDGELIGNCPVVFKIRAGGLRVLLPR; encoded by the coding sequence TTGAAAAACACCGTTGTCATTCTCAATCCAGCCGCGCGTGGCGCCCGGGCCCAGCGCCTGCGTTCCCAGGTGGAGAAGATCGCGCGGGGAGCGGTCCTCTGTGCCACCTCCCGCGCCGGAGAGGCGGAAGTAATGGCGCGGCATGCCGCCGCGGAAGGCTATGAAAAAATCGTGGCCGCGGGCGGCGACGGCACCATCAACGAGATCGTGAACGGGATCGCAGGCCGCAACGTTGCCCTCGGCTTACTTCCTCTCGGCACGATGAACGTTTTCGCGACCGAACTCGGTCTGCCGTCCAACGACCTCGCGCGCTGCTGGCAGATAATCCAGGAGAATCAGACGCGCCGGGTGGACCTGCCGAGCGCGAATGGAAAGCATTTCGTGCAGCTGGCCGGCGTCGGGCTCGATGCCCAGGCGGTCAAGGAAACCAGCCGCGCGTTTAAACGAAATTTCGGACCGCTCAGTTACCTGATTTCCGCGGCGCAAATCGCCTCGCGCCCTCCTCCGATTTTGAAGATCGAATCGGAAAACGCAGTCACCGGCGAGGGATCGTTTGTGCTCGTGGGGAACGGGCGTCTTTACGGCGGGCGGCTCCCGTTCTTCAAACAGGCTGTGATGGACGATGGCTTGCTCGACGTCCTGGTCTTCAAGCGGCTGAATTACGTCGATATCATCCGCTACCTCCAAAATGTGGTGTTCACACCGCAAATCACCTCGCCGGAAGTGGAATATTTCCAGACCACCCGGTTGCGCGTTACGAGCGAGGAGAGCGTGCCGGTTGAAATCGACGGGGAACTCATTGGGAACTGCCCGGTCGTATTCAAAATCCGGGCGGGCGGATTGCGCGTCCTGCTGCCGAGGTAG
- a CDS encoding AsmA-like C-terminal region-containing protein — protein MQKLSRILFIVLGAILGVAVLILIGVNMYVQSEGTQARIQQELSQRLGTTLSIKRISVTPWAGLKLTGITIPQSQAGVSPDFLTAKTFRLRIRFSSLFAQRLVIKEISLIEPDVVWAQNADGKWRLPSLLPEPVTNPPPQTQAALSPVPATVTKEQSPEGTPPSAPPETAAVLAETETAPGFRPEIERVNLVGGRFLFLDEKLKKVAMFDQVRFRSNFRTANDLRGDVMIGKTSLRDRFFLEELRSPLRYSPDELNFSQIAARAAGGEITGRFILLPQAEDSPFTVSVRFHDVQADRVVSDAGGSSGMITGKLEGFLEAAGTTADQNALSGKGEIVLRDGQVRQYSLLVALGQLLQIQEFQQLRLDQAQVKYHIDPGVVTIDEVVLRSENVRLSGTGTVSFDGKLQLESQLAVNEKMRNQLFRAIRDNFQPTEEPGYSAVSFQVTGTVGRPKTNLMDRLIGRDLKDLGSVLSGLIGGGKSEKAKKKKAAAEEAAAAEPSVAPTPAESAAAPTTTLPPAAIDSPSPGPKP, from the coding sequence GTGCAAAAGCTGAGCCGGATTCTGTTTATCGTGCTCGGCGCGATTCTTGGAGTGGCGGTCCTCATTCTGATTGGCGTGAACATGTATGTGCAGTCGGAAGGGACACAAGCCAGGATTCAGCAGGAACTCAGCCAGCGTCTCGGGACGACGCTCAGCATCAAGCGCATCAGCGTGACGCCCTGGGCCGGGTTGAAACTCACCGGCATCACGATCCCGCAAAGTCAGGCCGGCGTTTCGCCTGACTTCCTCACCGCGAAGACGTTTCGGTTGCGCATCCGTTTTTCATCCCTCTTCGCCCAACGCCTCGTGATCAAGGAAATCTCGCTGATCGAGCCCGATGTGGTCTGGGCGCAGAACGCCGATGGAAAATGGAGACTTCCGTCTCTGCTGCCGGAGCCTGTCACCAACCCGCCTCCCCAAACCCAGGCCGCTCTCTCGCCCGTTCCGGCGACAGTGACCAAAGAGCAATCGCCGGAAGGGACGCCGCCTTCCGCTCCTCCGGAAACCGCTGCCGTTCTGGCGGAAACGGAGACGGCCCCCGGCTTCAGGCCCGAAATCGAACGCGTCAATCTGGTCGGAGGACGCTTCCTCTTCCTCGACGAGAAATTGAAGAAAGTCGCGATGTTCGACCAGGTGCGGTTTCGCTCGAATTTCCGAACAGCGAACGATCTTCGCGGGGACGTCATGATCGGGAAGACTTCGCTGCGCGACCGGTTCTTCCTCGAAGAACTCCGATCGCCTCTTCGTTATTCGCCGGACGAGCTCAATTTCTCGCAGATCGCGGCCCGCGCCGCGGGAGGTGAGATCACCGGACGTTTCATTCTGCTGCCGCAGGCCGAGGATTCTCCCTTTACGGTCAGCGTCCGGTTTCACGACGTGCAGGCCGACCGGGTCGTGTCGGACGCCGGCGGCTCGTCCGGGATGATTACGGGCAAGCTGGAAGGGTTTCTCGAGGCGGCCGGCACCACGGCCGATCAAAACGCGCTCTCGGGGAAGGGGGAAATCGTGTTACGCGACGGTCAGGTTCGCCAATACAGTTTGCTCGTCGCCCTGGGGCAGTTGCTCCAGATCCAGGAATTCCAACAACTGCGCCTGGATCAGGCCCAGGTGAAATATCATATCGATCCGGGAGTGGTGACGATCGATGAAGTCGTTCTCCGTTCCGAGAATGTCCGATTGTCCGGGACCGGCACCGTTTCCTTCGATGGGAAACTTCAGCTCGAATCGCAACTGGCCGTGAACGAGAAAATGCGGAACCAGCTCTTCCGCGCGATTCGCGATAACTTCCAGCCGACCGAGGAGCCCGGATACAGTGCGGTCAGCTTTCAGGTCACGGGGACCGTCGGCCGGCCCAAGACTAATCTCATGGATCGGCTGATCGGCCGGGACTTGAAGGACCTCGGTAGTGTCCTCAGCGGCCTGATTGGCGGCGGAAAGTCGGAGAAAGCGAAAAAGAAAAAGGCGGCAGCGGAGGAAGCAGCCGCCGCAGAGCCCTCGGTTGCGCCGACCCCTGCTGAGAGCGCGGCCGCCCCCACCACCACGCTTCCGCCGGCTGCGATCGATTCTCCGTCGCCGGGTCCCAAACCATGA
- the rsmD gene encoding 16S rRNA (guanine(966)-N(2))-methyltransferase RsmD, whose amino-acid sequence MRVIAGTAGGIRLDVPKSGVRPTMDRVKAAIFSSLGEAVIGARVLDLCAGTGALGIEALSRGAASALFVEENSAAVESIERNLARTKLKGAVRKQDVFAFLHSTHPREPFQIIFADPPYEQTKSGGQFTPLLLQDTHLAGMLEPSGIFVLEKRPGEQMPSLDLWDITRARRYGATEVLFLHRSSITTGAGAR is encoded by the coding sequence ATGAGAGTGATTGCGGGGACGGCGGGCGGCATTCGGCTGGATGTTCCCAAGAGCGGCGTGCGCCCCACGATGGATCGGGTCAAGGCCGCGATCTTCTCGAGCCTCGGCGAAGCAGTGATTGGCGCCCGGGTCTTGGATCTCTGCGCGGGCACCGGCGCTTTGGGAATCGAAGCTCTCAGTCGCGGCGCGGCGTCCGCCTTGTTTGTCGAGGAAAATTCTGCCGCCGTCGAATCGATCGAACGAAACCTTGCCCGGACGAAACTGAAGGGGGCGGTCCGGAAACAGGATGTCTTCGCCTTCCTTCACTCGACCCACCCGCGGGAACCGTTTCAGATAATTTTTGCCGATCCCCCGTACGAGCAGACGAAATCGGGCGGTCAATTCACTCCGCTGTTGCTCCAGGACACGCATCTCGCCGGGATGCTCGAGCCGTCTGGTATTTTCGTGCTGGAGAAGCGGCCCGGAGAACAAATGCCGTCCCTGGATTTATGGGACATCACCCGGGCCAGGCGATACGGGGCAACTGAAGTCTTGTTCCTGCACCGGAGCAGCATTACCACCGGGGCGGGGGCGCGCTGA
- a CDS encoding 3-deoxy-D-manno-octulosonic acid transferase, whose amino-acid sequence MIRLFYNLLYPIGLIFFLPGQIAKLLRRGNYRHKLGQRFGFYDAEVRARLARHRCTWIHAVSVGEVAIALKLAAKLRQRDPQFFAVITATTTTGFQVATAQATDAMEVLYSPLDFWPIIRRAYAVIRPVRIILVEAEVWPNLAAEARNRRIPLALVNARLSKRSEARFLRLRFLIAPTFRCLDAICVQEPEDIERWAALGVSRERIHHVGSIKFDPIAVDFPKPPAGVMRELGLKSEQPILLGGSTHPGEEEILGQIFQNLRREFPGLQLIIAPRHVERSGEIRTQLQALGLAVALRSDPSFGAADCLLLNTTGELQSWYLVATIVFMGKSLTARGGQNPVEPILAGKPVLFGPHMENFSVLGAALIARGGAIQVDGAAELQEKIAWLLRDREAAANLVRNAHAIIAGHSGATERTADIVLQLNSHS is encoded by the coding sequence ATGATCAGGCTGTTCTACAATCTGCTTTATCCCATCGGCCTGATCTTCTTTCTTCCGGGACAGATCGCAAAGCTGCTGCGACGCGGAAATTACCGGCATAAACTCGGGCAACGTTTCGGTTTCTACGACGCGGAAGTGCGGGCCCGGCTCGCCCGGCATCGCTGCACCTGGATTCACGCCGTCAGTGTTGGCGAAGTCGCGATCGCGTTGAAGCTGGCGGCAAAATTGCGCCAGCGCGATCCGCAGTTTTTTGCGGTCATCACCGCGACCACGACCACCGGCTTTCAGGTCGCAACGGCGCAAGCCACCGACGCGATGGAAGTACTCTACAGCCCGCTCGATTTCTGGCCGATTATCCGCCGGGCGTATGCGGTCATCCGGCCGGTCCGCATCATTCTCGTCGAGGCGGAGGTCTGGCCGAACCTCGCCGCCGAAGCGCGAAACCGCCGAATTCCGCTCGCGCTCGTCAACGCCCGGCTATCGAAGCGCTCCGAAGCGCGCTTTCTGCGTTTGCGCTTTCTGATCGCGCCGACCTTTCGCTGCCTCGACGCGATCTGCGTCCAGGAACCGGAAGACATCGAGCGCTGGGCCGCGCTTGGCGTTTCTCGCGAGCGCATTCACCACGTCGGCAGCATCAAATTTGATCCCATCGCGGTGGATTTTCCGAAGCCGCCAGCCGGCGTGATGCGCGAACTTGGGTTGAAGTCCGAACAACCCATTTTGCTTGGCGGCAGCACCCATCCCGGCGAGGAAGAAATCCTGGGGCAAATTTTTCAAAATCTGCGCCGTGAGTTTCCCGGCTTGCAACTGATCATCGCGCCGCGCCACGTCGAGCGGTCCGGTGAAATTCGGACGCAGCTGCAAGCGCTTGGTTTGGCCGTAGCCTTGAGGAGCGACCCTTCGTTTGGCGCCGCCGATTGCCTTCTTCTGAACACGACCGGGGAACTGCAAAGCTGGTATCTTGTCGCTACCATCGTTTTTATGGGCAAGAGCCTCACCGCCCGCGGCGGGCAAAATCCAGTCGAACCGATCCTGGCCGGAAAGCCGGTCCTGTTCGGCCCGCACATGGAGAACTTTTCTGTGCTCGGGGCTGCGTTGATCGCGCGCGGCGGTGCGATCCAGGTCGATGGAGCGGCTGAGCTTCAGGAAAAGATCGCCTGGCTCCTGCGCGATCGCGAAGCAGCCGCAAATCTCGTTCGGAACGCCCACGCCATTATCGCTGGCCACAGCGGCGCGACGGAACGGACGGCCGATATCGTTCTGCAACTTAACTCGCATTCCTGA
- a CDS encoding FkbM family methyltransferase, with product MFRKLRHRLRVFARSKSWRFAQDVVQARMLARSGVRGLPLAKIHWGGRDVFYRPATSDPLAIYQVLVRRSEKAEYYLPPRLQPNVILDIGSNIGSSILFFHEQFPNAQIYGFEPHPDTFRVLEKNVAGIPSVKIFNCGLGAADGEISVQFDNADFSRFMGNAAGADWSGPLSPTVCQIRNAGAMVQSLGLTKVDLIKIDCEGSEYDVLASLPPELLRQCKWIVGEMHDASAFPLLALLAPHFNLDLKKRMFAPTFRFHACNLACAEQLKGSFDRNALQR from the coding sequence ATGTTTCGGAAACTGCGACATCGGCTCAGGGTTTTCGCGCGATCGAAGTCGTGGCGCTTCGCCCAGGACGTCGTGCAGGCGCGGATGCTTGCCCGCTCCGGCGTGCGCGGTCTGCCTCTGGCGAAAATCCATTGGGGCGGCCGCGATGTTTTCTATCGCCCGGCCACGTCCGATCCGCTCGCGATTTATCAGGTCCTTGTTCGCCGAAGCGAGAAAGCGGAGTACTACCTGCCGCCGCGGCTGCAACCGAATGTCATTCTCGATATCGGCAGCAACATCGGTTCGTCGATCCTCTTCTTTCACGAACAATTTCCCAACGCCCAGATTTACGGCTTCGAGCCGCATCCGGACACGTTTCGGGTCCTGGAGAAAAACGTGGCCGGGATTCCGTCCGTAAAAATTTTCAACTGCGGGCTGGGCGCGGCGGACGGAGAGATTTCCGTCCAATTCGATAACGCCGACTTCAGCCGATTCATGGGAAACGCCGCCGGCGCCGATTGGTCCGGGCCGCTAAGCCCGACCGTCTGCCAAATCAGGAATGCCGGCGCAATGGTGCAGTCCCTCGGACTGACGAAGGTCGATTTGATCAAGATCGACTGCGAAGGGTCCGAGTACGACGTGCTCGCTTCGCTGCCGCCTGAACTCCTCCGCCAATGCAAATGGATCGTGGGCGAAATGCACGACGCTTCCGCGTTCCCGTTGCTCGCCCTGCTCGCGCCCCACTTCAACCTCGACCTGAAAAAGCGAATGTTCGCGCCGACCTTCCGTTTCCACGCCTGCAACCTTGCTTGCGCCGAGCAACTCAAGGGATCGTTCGACCGCAACGCTCTGCAGCGCTGA
- a CDS encoding S1/P1 nuclease, giving the protein MKKQNPRRSFGGAIAIGLCLTLGTPSISLGFGPGGHMMIAQIAFDRLNPRAKAQVKALLAIPIDPAAVSTKSKDFVSASHWADDLRSIPAFKPLEPLHFIDKPFSTDGTRLPAIPTPNIVTALRENVRILKTSTDQKARAQALRLVIHFVGDIHQPLHCSARVDRAHTDGDQGGNLMTIKIPGRNGELHNTNLHSYWDSGIGSFPKGGPPPEYRPPPLSQIPPAAALARQANPPTDPALRLNDPFNYPAWANESFTLARTVVYSGVSNGMEPSAAYKSRAVKVIRKRVAWGGYRLAALLNSIWP; this is encoded by the coding sequence ATGAAAAAGCAAAATCCCCGCCGCAGTTTCGGCGGCGCAATCGCGATTGGCCTTTGCCTCACCCTCGGCACGCCTTCGATCTCCCTTGGCTTCGGACCCGGCGGGCACATGATGATAGCCCAAATCGCGTTCGACCGGCTCAATCCCAGGGCGAAGGCGCAAGTCAAGGCGCTCCTGGCCATTCCAATTGATCCCGCCGCTGTGTCAACGAAGAGCAAAGACTTCGTCAGCGCGTCCCACTGGGCGGACGACCTCCGATCCATCCCAGCCTTCAAGCCCCTTGAACCGCTTCACTTCATCGACAAACCGTTCTCCACCGATGGAACGCGTTTGCCAGCCATCCCGACGCCCAACATCGTCACCGCTCTTCGGGAAAACGTCAGGATCCTCAAGACGAGCACCGACCAGAAGGCGCGGGCCCAGGCGTTGCGGCTGGTCATTCATTTTGTAGGCGATATTCATCAGCCGCTGCATTGCTCCGCCCGGGTCGATCGTGCCCATACAGACGGAGATCAGGGCGGGAATTTGATGACGATCAAGATACCGGGTCGGAACGGTGAGCTGCATAATACCAACCTGCACAGCTACTGGGACAGCGGCATCGGAAGTTTCCCCAAAGGCGGACCACCTCCTGAATACCGGCCTCCGCCTCTCAGCCAGATTCCGCCCGCGGCGGCCCTGGCGAGACAAGCAAACCCGCCCACCGATCCCGCTCTGAGATTGAATGACCCGTTTAACTATCCGGCATGGGCAAACGAAAGTTTTACTCTGGCAAGAACCGTGGTTTACAGCGGTGTGAGCAACGGGATGGAGCCGAGCGCGGCCTACAAAAGCCGAGCCGTAAAGGTCATCCGGAAAAGAGTGGCTTGGGGCGGATACCGGTTGGCCGCACTCCTGAATTCGATTTGGCCCTGA
- a CDS encoding aminotransferase class I/II-fold pyridoxal phosphate-dependent enzyme, giving the protein MKGDQVGPEAEMSFDPIVGLGDFVAGERDDPLAPPEGFTEWRHNGAVFAGSLYEPELLGSADVRTRIEYDGQSRPVVNLCSYNYLGLANHPEVIAAAHAALSKYGIGACGSPTLSGMTDLHRQLEQKMAEFLGREDAMLFNSGFGGALGTLSGLLRKNDVAVLDNRSHLSLRDGAVLSRCRLDRFEHNDPDSLEIALSRRKGKRALVIVEGIYSMDGDLANLDELISVAELHDASVLIDEAHSMLGCGHNGRGAGELLGVEDRIHLVYGTFSKAFGAVGGFVAGPKETLDYLRLYAHSYVYSCALPPVVIGAILKALEIATRDPQLRTRLWENAEYFRTEVNALGIDTGASTTYIMPLIVGDRERMYRIGHELRRNGLFVAPVDYPAVPDDRICFRACVTANHTRADLDEALNILSDAFAPAAMQHA; this is encoded by the coding sequence ATGAAAGGCGACCAGGTAGGACCCGAGGCGGAAATGAGCTTTGATCCGATCGTCGGTCTCGGAGATTTCGTGGCCGGGGAGCGTGACGATCCGTTGGCTCCGCCGGAGGGATTTACGGAGTGGCGCCACAACGGGGCCGTTTTTGCGGGAAGCCTCTACGAACCGGAGCTGCTCGGGTCCGCCGATGTCCGCACCCGGATCGAATACGACGGCCAATCGCGGCCGGTCGTCAATCTCTGTTCCTATAATTATCTCGGCCTGGCGAATCATCCGGAAGTAATCGCGGCCGCTCACGCGGCCCTCTCGAAGTACGGAATCGGCGCCTGCGGTTCCCCCACGCTTTCGGGCATGACCGACCTTCATCGCCAGCTCGAGCAGAAGATGGCCGAGTTTCTCGGACGCGAGGACGCCATGCTTTTCAACAGCGGCTTTGGCGGCGCGCTCGGAACGCTCTCCGGATTACTGCGCAAGAACGACGTGGCGGTTTTGGATAACAGATCCCATCTCAGCCTCCGCGATGGCGCCGTGCTTTCGCGTTGCCGGCTCGATCGTTTTGAGCATAACGATCCCGATTCTCTCGAGATCGCCTTAAGCCGGCGAAAAGGGAAACGCGCCCTCGTGATCGTGGAGGGGATTTATTCCATGGACGGCGACCTGGCGAACCTGGACGAGCTCATTTCCGTAGCCGAACTGCACGATGCCAGCGTGTTGATCGACGAAGCGCACTCGATGTTGGGCTGCGGCCACAATGGGCGGGGCGCGGGCGAACTTCTGGGGGTGGAAGACCGCATCCACCTTGTCTATGGCACCTTTTCCAAGGCGTTCGGAGCGGTGGGCGGTTTTGTCGCCGGCCCGAAGGAGACGCTCGATTACCTTCGCCTCTATGCGCATTCCTATGTTTATTCCTGCGCGCTGCCGCCGGTCGTGATCGGGGCAATCCTGAAAGCGCTCGAAATCGCCACTCGCGATCCGCAGTTGCGGACCCGTCTCTGGGAAAATGCCGAATATTTCCGGACCGAAGTCAACGCGCTCGGGATCGACACTGGAGCGTCCACGACTTATATCATGCCGCTGATCGTCGGCGATCGTGAGCGAATGTACCGGATCGGCCACGAGCTGCGCCGAAACGGATTGTTCGTGGCCCCCGTAGATTATCCGGCCGTGCCGGACGACCGGATTTGTTTCCGCGCCTGCGTGACCGCGAATCATACCCGGGCGGATTTGGACGAAGCGCTGAATATTCTCTCCGACGCTTTTGCTCCAGCCGCGATGCAACACGCGTAG
- a CDS encoding CDP-alcohol phosphatidyltransferase family protein translates to MAVEPPDQAVQADIEATYKAREIEGFLDLHFYRKIGFALARLFARMGLTPNGVTLLGTVAGVAAGHLYFYRDLATNVLGMFLHVVANTMDNADGQLARLINRQSPSGRVVDGISDNLVFGSVYVHLCLRFVAEGGSAGIWVIALLAALSHSVQSAAAEFCRDAYLRFAVRKSGSFDLSSDLRPQYESVTWGKHFWKKLLLRLHLNYVVEQEMMCPCVVRLEEAARGSFPGEVPHSFGVRYRERNLRMIPWLNLFRTNTRMLLLFVLLFLGRPVWYFAAELVPLNLLLVVVLAWQNAICRQMELLVAGHVPD, encoded by the coding sequence ATGGCCGTCGAACCGCCGGATCAAGCCGTTCAGGCTGATATCGAAGCGACCTATAAAGCGCGGGAGATCGAGGGATTTCTCGATCTTCATTTCTACCGCAAGATCGGCTTTGCCCTGGCGCGCCTTTTCGCCCGGATGGGACTGACTCCTAACGGGGTTACTCTCTTGGGGACGGTGGCCGGCGTCGCCGCGGGACATCTTTATTTCTATCGAGATCTCGCGACCAATGTTCTGGGGATGTTTCTCCACGTGGTCGCGAATACGATGGACAATGCGGATGGCCAGCTCGCGCGTCTGATCAACCGCCAGAGCCCGAGCGGCCGGGTGGTGGACGGGATCAGCGACAACCTGGTCTTTGGGAGCGTCTACGTGCATCTCTGTCTCCGATTTGTGGCCGAGGGCGGATCGGCCGGAATTTGGGTAATCGCATTGCTGGCGGCGCTTAGCCATTCGGTGCAAAGTGCGGCCGCGGAATTCTGCCGCGATGCCTACCTGCGATTTGCCGTGAGGAAATCAGGCTCGTTCGATTTGTCGTCCGATCTGCGCCCGCAATACGAGAGCGTGACCTGGGGCAAACATTTCTGGAAAAAACTGCTGCTCCGGCTCCACCTCAACTACGTTGTCGAACAAGAGATGATGTGTCCTTGTGTCGTGCGCCTGGAAGAGGCTGCCCGGGGGAGTTTCCCCGGGGAGGTGCCGCATTCCTTTGGCGTGCGCTACCGGGAGAGGAATTTGAGGATGATCCCCTGGCTCAATCTTTTCCGGACGAATACCCGCATGCTGCTGCTCTTTGTTCTTTTGTTTCTGGGGAGGCCTGTTTGGTATTTCGCGGCCGAGCTTGTCCCGCTAAATCTTCTCCTCGTTGTTGTCCTCGCCTGGCAGAATGCGATCTGTCGCCAAATGGAATTGCTGGTCGCCGGCCATGTCCCCGATTGA
- a CDS encoding GNAT family N-acetyltransferase, whose translation MSPIEVTQVNSRKEQGEFIKFPWQIYVNDPAWVPPLVIERKEFLSRKHPFFEHGDAALFLARSGDKIVGRIMASDDPNYNTLQETNTGCFGMFESIDDQRVANALFDAAAGWVRGKGRTEIMGPIDYSTNYLCGLLIDGFEHPPTLLTGHNPPYYAALIEGWGFEKIMDLYAWWFSDPKEAAARLRRLMSRMKSRQPALLRQADIKNLDAEGQRIRAIYNQAWSKNWGFVPFTPAEMAYMTKELKPIVEPELTLLAEVEGEPVGFILAVRDINVALQKINGRLTWFGLPIGLAKLLYYKNRIKKGRLIALGVVEKYRRHGIAEALVLQVMEEAMIKRGITGELSLTLENNFMINRFLEAIGAQKYKTYRIYRRGLNETGRV comes from the coding sequence ATGTCCCCGATTGAAGTTACCCAGGTAAATTCGCGGAAAGAGCAGGGCGAATTCATCAAGTTCCCCTGGCAAATTTACGTGAACGATCCGGCGTGGGTGCCTCCGCTCGTGATCGAGCGCAAAGAATTCCTCAGCCGGAAGCATCCCTTTTTCGAGCATGGCGATGCCGCGCTCTTTCTCGCTCGCTCCGGCGACAAAATCGTCGGGCGCATCATGGCGAGCGACGACCCGAACTACAACACGCTCCAGGAAACGAACACCGGTTGTTTCGGAATGTTCGAGTCGATTGACGATCAACGAGTGGCGAACGCGTTGTTTGACGCTGCGGCGGGATGGGTTCGCGGCAAAGGCCGCACCGAGATCATGGGACCGATCGATTATTCGACCAATTATCTTTGCGGCTTGTTGATCGACGGCTTCGAACATCCCCCGACACTCCTCACCGGGCATAATCCTCCCTATTATGCCGCCCTGATCGAGGGGTGGGGATTTGAGAAAATCATGGATCTCTACGCCTGGTGGTTTTCCGACCCGAAGGAAGCCGCGGCCCGGCTCCGTCGTCTCATGTCACGAATGAAAAGCCGGCAGCCGGCCCTGCTTCGCCAGGCGGACATCAAGAACCTGGACGCAGAAGGCCAGCGGATCCGTGCCATCTACAATCAAGCGTGGAGCAAGAATTGGGGGTTCGTTCCGTTCACGCCCGCGGAAATGGCCTACATGACGAAGGAGTTGAAACCGATTGTCGAACCGGAGCTGACGCTCCTGGCGGAAGTCGAAGGCGAACCGGTGGGTTTTATTCTGGCCGTGCGCGACATCAATGTTGCGCTGCAAAAAATCAACGGACGTCTCACCTGGTTTGGGCTGCCCATTGGTTTGGCCAAGCTTCTCTACTACAAGAATCGGATAAAGAAGGGCCGGCTGATCGCGCTGGGCGTCGTCGAAAAATATCGGCGGCACGGGATTGCCGAGGCCCTGGTTTTGCAGGTCATGGAAGAGGCGATGATTAAGAGGGGAATTACCGGTGAGCTAAGCCTCACCCTCGAGAATAATTTCATGATCAACCGATTTCTGGAAGCGATTGGCGCGCAAAAATACAAGACCTACCGGATTTATCGGCGCGGCCTAAACGAAACCGGGCGCGTCTGA